The Lutra lutra chromosome 15, mLutLut1.2, whole genome shotgun sequence genome includes a region encoding these proteins:
- the LOC125085614 gene encoding divergent paired-related homeobox-like: MGTQLDLGMSSTGDRPKGKYQKHSQMKQTMFTEKQLADLESLFSKNPYPTLSLQKEMASKLQIHPTVLQVWFKNHRAKLKKAKQQLAGAEVKTSSSKGPMDAPPESPRGAHQAFLVYTDHPTPSFQLSICSNLKVLPDHSVGHK; the protein is encoded by the coding sequence ATGGGGACACAACTAGATCTCGGGATGTCCAGCACAGGGGACCGTCCTAAAGGAAAGTACCAGAAACATTCACAAATGAAACAGACCATGTTCACTGAGAAACAACTGGCCGATTTGGAATCCTTGTTCAGCAAGAACCCATACCCCACTCTCAGCCTTCAGAAAGAAATGGCCTCGAAATTGCAGATCCATCCCACCGTACTGCAGGTTTGGTTCAAGAACCACAGAGCAAAACTCAAGAAAGCCAAACAGCAATTAGCTGGAGCAGAAGTCAAGACCAGCTCTTCCAAGGGACCCATGGATGCCCCTCCAGAATCCCCCCGTGGTGCCCACCAAGCCTTCCTGGTTTACACAGACCACCCAACACCTTCCTTCCAACTCAGCATATGCTCCAATCTGAAGGTTCTCCCAGACCATTCTGTTGGCCACAAATAG
- the LOC125086304 gene encoding olfactory receptor 10R2: protein MANSSQVTEFLLLGFSGFGELQPVLFVLFLCLYLIILSGNFTIISVIHLDRSLHTPMYFFLCVLSTSEVFYTIVILPKMLINLLSVLRTLSFLGCATQMFFFLGFAVTNCLLLGVMGYDRYTAICQPLRYPVLMNWRVCGQLTASCIVSGFLISLVGTTLVFSLPFCGPNKVNHYFCDISPVIRLACAETYINELVIFICGVLVLLVPLIFICISYGFIVHTILKIPSAEGKRKAFSTCASHLIVVIVHYGCASSVYLRPSAKYSSGKDRLVTVTYTIITPLLNPMVYSLRNKDVQLAIWKMIGKTGVTLKT from the coding sequence ATGGCCAATTCTTCCCAGGTCACTGAGTTCCTACTGCTGGGTTTCTCTGGCTTCGGTGAATTGCAGCCTGTTCTCTTTGTgctttttctctgcctctattTGATCATCCTGAGTGGAAACTTCACCATCATCTCTGTCATCCACCTGGACCGCAGCCTTCACACACCCATGtacttttttctctgtgtcctttcaACTTCTGAAGTTTTCTACACAATTGTTATCCTGCCCAAGATGCTTATCAACCTGCTCTCTGTCCTCAGGACACTCTCCTTCTTGGGCTGTGCCACACAGATGTTCTTTTTCCTCGGCTTTGCTGTCACCAATTGCCTGCTTCTGGGAGTTATGGGTTATGACCGCTACACTGCCATCTGCCAGCCTTTGCGCTACCCCGTTCTCATGAACTGGAGGGTGTGTGGACAGCTGACAGCAAGCTGTATTGTTAGTGGCTTCCTAATATCTCTGGTGGGAACGACTTTGGTCTTCAGCCTCCCTTTCTGTGGCCCCAACAAAGTCAACCACTACTTTTGTGACATCTCACCAGTTATCCGTCTTGCCTGTGCTGAAACCTACATCAATGAGCTGGTCATCTTCATCTGCGGAGTCTTAGTGCTTCTTGTACCCTTGATCTTCATCTGTATTTCTTATGGCTTCATTGTCCATACCATCCTGAAGATCCCATCTGCTGAGGGCAAACGGAAAGCCTTCTCCACTTGTGCCTCCCATCTTATTGTGGTCATTGTCCACTACGGATGTGCTTCCTCGGTCTATCTTCGGCCCTCAGCCAAATATTCATCAGGCAAAGACAGGTTGGTGACAGTGACCTATACTATCATTACCCCACTGTTGAACCCTATGGTATACAGCCTTAGGAACAAAGATGTACAGCTGGCTATTTGGAAAATGATTGGGAAGACTGGGGTTACTCTTAAGACTTGA